A single genomic interval of Agelaius phoeniceus isolate bAgePho1 chromosome 31, bAgePho1.hap1, whole genome shotgun sequence harbors:
- the TARS2 gene encoding threonine--tRNA ligase, mitochondrial isoform X2, whose translation MSARAGSRLLLAGAPRRHRVSGPDPERLRLFQRLRAAAAERWDGPGDGAGGGTGSGRLPPGTPIRIALPGGRRLPGRALQTTPFQVATELGAGLAEVALVARVNGTLQDLDRPLEGDTDLELLDFSTPEGREAFWRSSACVLGAVAEQIFGATLCSTRATEDGFFCDVHMGSRTVQSTELPVLEEACATFARARHRFERLEATRQQLAELLKHNAFQLQQLEEVTSPTATVYRCGPLLQLCHGPLLRHTGLIGALRVLTSSAALWGGAGGQSLQRVAAVAFPSGQELEQWERAQEEAAQRDHRRIGKDQELFFFHKFSPGSCFFLPRGAHVYNTLVEFIRSEYRARGFSEVVTPNLFSPRLWELSGHWQHYSPHIFSVPATPETLSLKPMNCPAHCLMFAHRPRSWRELPLRLADFGVLHRNEPPGTLTGLTRVRRFQQDDAHIFCTLEQLESEIDSSLDFIRAVYAVLGFSFRLALATRPDGFLGDPETWDRAEQQLERSLKNFGQPWELSPGDGAFYGPKIDIRIRDALGRHHQCGTIQLDFQMPERFELEYASPSGSPARPVLIHRAVLGSVERMVAVLAESYGGRCDPWCPPGRSGCPHCRPWSSHRPPRSRTMLGRCRQC comes from the exons ATGTCCGCACGCGCCGGTTCGCGGCTGCTGCTGGCGGGAGCCCCGCGGCGACACCGG GTGTCCGGGCCGGACCCCGAGCGCCTCCGGCTCTTCCAGCGgctgcgggcggcggcggcggagcgctGGGACGGGCCCGGGGATGGGGCGGGCGGCGGGACCGGGAGCGGCCGCCTCCCACCGGGGACCCCGATCCGCATCGCTCTGCCCGGCGGGCGCCGCCTGCCCGGCCGGGCCCTGCAAACCACCCCGTTCCAGGTGGCCACGGAGCTCGG GGCTGGCCTGGCCGAGGTGGCCTTGGTGGCCCGGGTGAACGGGACCCTCCAGGACCTGGACCGGCCTCTGGAAGGTGACACCGACCTGGAGCTGCTCGACTTCTCCACGCCCGAGGGGCGGGAG gCTTTCTGGCGCTCCAGTGCCTGCGTCCTGGGGGCGGTGGCAGAGCAGATTTTCGGGGCGACGCTTTGCAGCACCCGAGCCACCGAGGATGGCTTCTTCTGTGACGTGCACATGGGCAGCAG gacGGTGCAGAGCACGGAGCTGCCGGTGCTGGAGGAGGCCTGTGCCACGTTCGCCCGTGCCCGGCACCGCTTCGAGCGCCTCGAGGCCACCCgccagcagctggctgagctgctcaag cacaacgccttccagctgcagcagctcgaGGAGGTGACATCCCCCACGGCCACCGTGTACAG GTGTGgccccctgctccagctgtgccacgGGCCCCTCCTGCGGCACACGGGGCTGATCGGAGCCCTGCGGGTGCTCACG AGCTCGGCTGCGCTCTGGGGGGGAGCTGGGGGTCAGTCCCTGCAGCGTGTGGCCGCCGTGGCCTTCCCCAgtggccaggagctggagcagtgggagcGGGCACAGGAGGAGGCGGCTCAGCGGGATCACCGCAGGATCGGCAAg gatcaggagcttttcttcttccacaagttcagccctggcagctgcttctTCCTGCCCCGTGGTGCCCACGTCTACAACACCCTGGTGGAGTTTATCCGG agcGAGTACCGGGCCAGGGGCTTCAGCGAGGTGGTGACCCCCAACCTGTTCAGCCCCCGGCTCTGGGAGCTCTcggggcactggcagcactaCAGCCCCCACATCTTCTCCGTCCCTGCCACCCCCGAGACCCTCTCCCTCAAACCCATGAACTGCCCGGCCCACTG cctgaTGTTCGCCCACCGGCCGCGCTCCTGGCGGGAGCTGCCCCTGCGCCTGGCGGATTTCGGGGTCCTGCACCGCAACGAACCCCCCGGGACCCTGACGGGGCTGACGCGGGTCCGGCGCTTCCAGCAGGACGATGCCCACATTTTCTGCACCCTGGAGCAG ctggagAGTGAGATTGATTCCTCCCTGGATTTCATCCGCGCCGTTTACGCCGTCCTGGGCTTTTCCTTCCGCCTGGCCCTGGCCACGCGTCCCGATGGATTCCTGGGGGACCCTGAGACTTGGGATCGTGCTGAGCAG cagctggagcggAGCCTGAAGAATtttgggcagccctgggagctgagtCCGGGGGATGGAGCCTTTTATGGGCCCAAG ATCGATATCCGGATCAGGGATGCCCTGGGGAGGCACCATCAGTGTGGCACCATCCAGCTGGATTTCCAGATGCCTGAGAGATTCGAGCTGGAATATGCCAG ccccagcgggAGCCCGGCGAGGCCGGTGCTGATCCAtcgggctgtgctgggctccgTGGAGCGcatggtggctgtgctggccgAGAGCTACGGCGGGAGATG TGACCCCTGGTGCCCCCCAGGCCGCTCTGGCTGTCCCCACTGCAGGCCATGGTCATCCCACAGACCCCCGAGGTCGAGGACTATGCTCGGGAG gtgcaggcagtgctga
- the TARS2 gene encoding threonine--tRNA ligase, mitochondrial isoform X1, whose amino-acid sequence MSARAGSRLLLAGAPRRHRVSGPDPERLRLFQRLRAAAAERWDGPGDGAGGGTGSGRLPPGTPIRIALPGGRRLPGRALQTTPFQVATELGAGLAEVALVARVNGTLQDLDRPLEGDTDLELLDFSTPEGREAFWRSSACVLGAVAEQIFGATLCSTRATEDGFFCDVHMGSRTVQSTELPVLEEACATFARARHRFERLEATRQQLAELLKHNAFQLQQLEEVTSPTATVYRCGPLLQLCHGPLLRHTGLIGALRVLTSSAALWGGAGGQSLQRVAAVAFPSGQELEQWERAQEEAAQRDHRRIGKDQELFFFHKFSPGSCFFLPRGAHVYNTLVEFIRSEYRARGFSEVVTPNLFSPRLWELSGHWQHYSPHIFSVPATPETLSLKPMNCPAHCLMFAHRPRSWRELPLRLADFGVLHRNEPPGTLTGLTRVRRFQQDDAHIFCTLEQLESEIDSSLDFIRAVYAVLGFSFRLALATRPDGFLGDPETWDRAEQQLERSLKNFGQPWELSPGDGAFYGPKIDIRIRDALGRHHQCGTIQLDFQMPERFELEYASPSGSPARPVLIHRAVLGSVERMVAVLAESYGGRWPLWLSPLQAMVIPQTPEVEDYAREVQAVLRRGGLLADLDGDPGTTLARKIRRAQLAHYNFQLVVGRRERQRGTVSVRSRENRQLGELELPRLLQRLQELRDGRVPDAEQRF is encoded by the exons ATGTCCGCACGCGCCGGTTCGCGGCTGCTGCTGGCGGGAGCCCCGCGGCGACACCGG GTGTCCGGGCCGGACCCCGAGCGCCTCCGGCTCTTCCAGCGgctgcgggcggcggcggcggagcgctGGGACGGGCCCGGGGATGGGGCGGGCGGCGGGACCGGGAGCGGCCGCCTCCCACCGGGGACCCCGATCCGCATCGCTCTGCCCGGCGGGCGCCGCCTGCCCGGCCGGGCCCTGCAAACCACCCCGTTCCAGGTGGCCACGGAGCTCGG GGCTGGCCTGGCCGAGGTGGCCTTGGTGGCCCGGGTGAACGGGACCCTCCAGGACCTGGACCGGCCTCTGGAAGGTGACACCGACCTGGAGCTGCTCGACTTCTCCACGCCCGAGGGGCGGGAG gCTTTCTGGCGCTCCAGTGCCTGCGTCCTGGGGGCGGTGGCAGAGCAGATTTTCGGGGCGACGCTTTGCAGCACCCGAGCCACCGAGGATGGCTTCTTCTGTGACGTGCACATGGGCAGCAG gacGGTGCAGAGCACGGAGCTGCCGGTGCTGGAGGAGGCCTGTGCCACGTTCGCCCGTGCCCGGCACCGCTTCGAGCGCCTCGAGGCCACCCgccagcagctggctgagctgctcaag cacaacgccttccagctgcagcagctcgaGGAGGTGACATCCCCCACGGCCACCGTGTACAG GTGTGgccccctgctccagctgtgccacgGGCCCCTCCTGCGGCACACGGGGCTGATCGGAGCCCTGCGGGTGCTCACG AGCTCGGCTGCGCTCTGGGGGGGAGCTGGGGGTCAGTCCCTGCAGCGTGTGGCCGCCGTGGCCTTCCCCAgtggccaggagctggagcagtgggagcGGGCACAGGAGGAGGCGGCTCAGCGGGATCACCGCAGGATCGGCAAg gatcaggagcttttcttcttccacaagttcagccctggcagctgcttctTCCTGCCCCGTGGTGCCCACGTCTACAACACCCTGGTGGAGTTTATCCGG agcGAGTACCGGGCCAGGGGCTTCAGCGAGGTGGTGACCCCCAACCTGTTCAGCCCCCGGCTCTGGGAGCTCTcggggcactggcagcactaCAGCCCCCACATCTTCTCCGTCCCTGCCACCCCCGAGACCCTCTCCCTCAAACCCATGAACTGCCCGGCCCACTG cctgaTGTTCGCCCACCGGCCGCGCTCCTGGCGGGAGCTGCCCCTGCGCCTGGCGGATTTCGGGGTCCTGCACCGCAACGAACCCCCCGGGACCCTGACGGGGCTGACGCGGGTCCGGCGCTTCCAGCAGGACGATGCCCACATTTTCTGCACCCTGGAGCAG ctggagAGTGAGATTGATTCCTCCCTGGATTTCATCCGCGCCGTTTACGCCGTCCTGGGCTTTTCCTTCCGCCTGGCCCTGGCCACGCGTCCCGATGGATTCCTGGGGGACCCTGAGACTTGGGATCGTGCTGAGCAG cagctggagcggAGCCTGAAGAATtttgggcagccctgggagctgagtCCGGGGGATGGAGCCTTTTATGGGCCCAAG ATCGATATCCGGATCAGGGATGCCCTGGGGAGGCACCATCAGTGTGGCACCATCCAGCTGGATTTCCAGATGCCTGAGAGATTCGAGCTGGAATATGCCAG ccccagcgggAGCCCGGCGAGGCCGGTGCTGATCCAtcgggctgtgctgggctccgTGGAGCGcatggtggctgtgctggccgAGAGCTACGGCGGGAGATG GCCGCTCTGGCTGTCCCCACTGCAGGCCATGGTCATCCCACAGACCCCCGAGGTCGAGGACTATGCTCGGGAG gtgcaggcagtgctgaggagGGGGGGCCTCCTGGCTGACCTGGATGGGGACCCCGGGACCACCCTGGCACGGAAGATCCGCCGGGCCCAACTCGCCCACTACAACTTCCAGTTGG TGGtggggcggcgggagcggcagCGCGGCACCGTCAGCGTCCGGAGCCGGGAGAACCGGCAGCTCGgcgagctggagctgccccggCTGCTGCAGcgcctgcaggagctgagggacGGCCGCGTTCCCGACGCCGAGCAGCGCTTCTGA